In Chelmon rostratus isolate fCheRos1 chromosome 9, fCheRos1.pri, whole genome shotgun sequence, the following proteins share a genomic window:
- the LOC121611851 gene encoding magnesium transporter protein 1-like, protein MFRKLYISLCILIICYSDPADAQKKKETLLSEKVTQMMEWTSKRSVIRMNGDKFRRFVKAPPRNYSVVIMFTALQPQRQCGVCRQADEEFQVLANSWRYSSAFTNKVFFASVDFDEGSDVFQMLNMNSAPTFLHFPSKGKPRRSDTYELQVRGFAAEQLARWVADRTDVQIRIIRPPNYAGPLLLGFLLAVIGGLAYLRRHNLEFLFNKNVWAFSALCFVLIMTSGQMWNHIRGPPYAHKNPSTGQVSYIHGSSQAQFVAETHIVLLFNAAVTMGMVLLCEAATSDMDIGKRKIMCVAGIGLVMLFFSWLLSIFRAKYHGYPYSFLIS, encoded by the exons ATGTTTAGAAAACTTTACATTTCGCTGTGTATTCTGATTATTTGCTACAGTGATCCTGCTGATGcgcagaagaaaaaagag ACTCTGCTGTCAGAGAAGGTCACTCAGATGATGGAGTGGACCTCCAAACGTTCAGTCATCCGGATGAATGGAGATAAGTTCCGTCGCTTTGTCAAGGCTCCTCCCAGAAACTACTCTGTGGTAATCATgttcacagctctgcagccacagagacagTGTGGGGTCTGCAG ACAAGCCGATGAGGAGTTCCAGGTGCTGGCTAACTCCTGGCGTTACTCCTCTGCCTTTACGAACAAGGTCTTCTTTGCATCTGTCGATTTTGATGAGGGATCAGATGTCTTCCAGATG ctCAATATGAACTCTGCTCCAACGTTCCTCCACTTCCCATCCAAAGGGAAACCTCGCAGGTCTGATACCTATGAGCTGCAGGTCAGAGGCtttgcagctgagcagctggcCAGATGGGTGGCAGACAGGACTGATGTACAG ATCCGTATCATTCGTCCTCCCAACTATGCAGGGCCTCTCCTGCTGGGCTTCCTCCTTGCTGTGATCGGAGGCCTGGCATATCTACGGAGACACAATTTGGAGTTTCTCTTCAACAAGAATGTCTGGGCCTTCTCTGCACTG tgCTTTGTCCTGATCATGACTTCAGGCCAGATGTGGAACCACATCAGAGGACCACCTTATGCACACAAGAACCCCAGCACCGGCCAAGTt agttACATCCATGGCAGCAGTCAAGCCCAGTTTGTGGCTGAGACACATATTGTCCTACTCTTCA ATGCTGCTGTTACCATGGGAatggtgctgctgtgtgaggctgCCACATCTGACATGGACATTGGCAAGAGGAAGA ttatGTGTGTAGCAGGCATTGGTCTGGTGATGCTGTTCTTCAGCTGGCTGCTGTCCATTTTCAGAGCAAAGTACCATGGATACCCATACAG CTTCCTGATAAGTTAG